Proteins from a single region of Calonectris borealis chromosome 14, bCalBor7.hap1.2, whole genome shotgun sequence:
- the DDB1 gene encoding DNA damage-binding protein 1 isoform X1, whose translation MSYNYVVTAQKPTAVNGCVTGHFTSAEDLNLLIAKNTRLEIYVVTAEGLRPVKEVGMYGKTAVMELFRPKGESKDLLFILTAKYNACILEYKQNGDSIDIITRAHGNVQDRIGRPSETGIIGIIDPECRMIGLRLYDGLFKVIPLDRENKELKAFNIRLEELQVIDVKFLYGCQAPTICFVYQDPQGRHVKTYEVSLREKEFNKGPWKQENVEAEASMVIAVPEPFGGAIIIGQESITYHNGDKYLAIAPPIIKQSTIVCHNRVDPNGSRYLLGDMEGRLFMLLLEKEEQMDGTVTLKDLRVELLGETSIAECLTYLDNGVVFVGSRLGDSQLVKLNVDSNEQGSYVVAMETFTNLGPIVDMCVVDLERQGQGQLVTCSGAFKEGSLRIIRNGIGIHEHASIDLPGIKGLWPLRSDSHRETDNTLVLSFVGQTRVLMLNGEEVEETELTGFVDDQQTFFCGNVAHQQLIQITSASVRLVSQEPKALVSEWKEPNGKNISVASCNSNQVVVAVGRALYYLEIRPQELRQISCTEMEHEVACLDITPLGDTNGMSPLCAIGLWTDISARILKLPSFELLHKEMLGGEIIPRSILMTTFESSHYLLCALGDGALFYFGLSLETGLLSDRKKVTLGTQPTVLRTFRSLSTTNVFACSDRPTVIYSSNHKLVFSNVNLKEVNYMCPLNSDGYPDSLALANNSTLTIGTIDEIQKLHIRTVPLYESPRKICYQEVSQCFGVLSSRIEVQDASGGTTALRPSASTQALSSSVSTSKLFSSSTAPHETSFGEEVEVHNLLIIDQHTFEVLHAHQFLQNEYALSLVSCKLGKDPNTYFIVGTAMVYPEEAEPKQGRIVVFHYSDGKLQSLAEKEVKGAVYSMVEFNGKLLASINSTVRLYEWTAEKELRTECNHYNNIMALYLKTKGDFILVGDLMRSVLLLAYKPMEGNFEEIARDFNPNWMSAVEILDDDNFLGAENAFNLFVCQKDSAATTDEERQHLQEVGLSHLGEFVNVFCHGSLVMQNLGETSTPTQGSVLFGTVNGMIGLVTSLSESWYNLLLDMQNRLNKVIKSVGKIEHSFWRSFHTERKTEPATGFIDGDLIESFLDISRPKMQEVVANLQIDDGSGMKREATVDDLIKIVEELTRIH comes from the exons atgtcCTACAACTACGTCGTGACGGCGCAGAAGCCGACGGCCGTCAACGGCTGCGTCACCG GGCATTTCACTTCGGCAGAGGATTTGAACCTGCTGATCGCCAAGAATACGCGACTGGAGATCTATGTGGTGacagcggaggggctgcggcccGTCAAGGAGGTGGGGATGTACGGCAAGACCGCCGTCATGGAGCTCTTCCGCCCCAAG GGGGAGAGCAAGGATTTGTTGTTCATCCTGACAGCCAAGTATAACGCCTGCATCCTCGAGTACAAGCAGAATGGGGACAGCATTGATATTATAACCCGTGCCCATGGCAACGTGCAG GATCGCATCGGTCGTCCCTCAGAGACCGGCATAATTGGCATCATTGACCCAGAGTGCCGGATGATCGGCCTGCGGCTCTATGATGGCCTTTTCAAGGTCATTCCCCTGGACCGGGAGAACAAGGAGTTAAAGGCTTTTAACATCCGCCTGGAAGAGCTCCAAGTCATCGATGTGAAGTTCCTCTATGGCTGTCAGGCTCCGACCATCTGCTTCGTCTACCAG GACCCTCAGGGTCGCCATGTCAAGACGTACGAGGTGTCACTGCGCGAGAAGGAGTTTAACAAAGGTCCTTGGAAACAGGAGAACGTAGAGGCTGAAGCCTCCATGGTCATCGCAG TGCCAGAGCCTTTTGGAGGCGCGATCATCATTGGGCAGGAGTCTATCACCTATCACAACGGAGATAAATATCTAGCTATCGCTCCACCTATCATCAAG CAAAGTACGATTGTGTGCCACAACCGCGTGGATCCCAATGGGTCCCGTTACTTGCTGGGGGACATGGAAGGACGCCTCTTCATGCTGCTCCTGGAGAAGGAGGAACAGATGGACGGCACTGTCACCTTGAAGGACCTGCGCGTGGAACTGCTTGGCGAG ACATCCATTGCAGAGTGCTTGACCTACCTGGACAATGGAGTGGTGTTCGTCGGTTCTCGGCTTGGGGATTCCCAGCTTGTGAAG CTCAACGTGGACAGCAACGAGCAGGGCTCCTACGTAGTGGCTATGGAGACCTTCACCAACCTCGGTCCCATCGTTGACATGTGTGTGGTAGACCTGGAAAGACAAGGCCAAGGGCAG CTGGTCACATGCTCGGGTGCGTTTAAAGAGGGTTCACTGCGGATCATCCGGAACGGCATTGGGATTCATGAGCACGCCAGCATCGACTTGCCAGGGATTAAAG GCTTGTGGCCCCTGAGGTCGGACTCTCATCGTGAAACGGACAATACGTTGGTGCTGTCCTTTGTTGGCCAGACCAG GGTTCTGATGTTAAATGGAGAGGAAGTAGAAGAGACGGAGCTCACAGGGTTTGTGGATGATCAGCAGACTTTCTTCTGCGGCAACGTGGCACATCAGCAGTTGATCCAG ATCACCTCTGCCTCTGTGAGACTGGTTAGTCAGGAGCCCAAAGCCCTGGTGAGCGAGTGGAAAGAGCCCAATGGAAAGAACATCAGCGTGGCTTCCTGTAACAGTAACCAGGTAGTGGTGGCTGTGGGACGAGCCCTGTACTACCTGGAGATCCGACCGCAGGAGCTCAGGCAGATCAG CTGCACAGAAATGGAGCATGAAGTTGCCTGCCTGGACATCACCCCTTTGGGGGACACGAACGGCATGTCCCCGCTGTGTGCAATCGGGCTCTGGACTGACATCTCTGCCCGCATCCTAAAGCTGCCTTCGTTTGAGCTGCTGCACAAAGAGATGCTGGGAGGAG AAATTATCCCTCGCTCCATCCTGATGACGACCTTCGAGAGCAGCCATTACCTTCTGTGTGCCCTGGGGGACGGAGCTCTCTTCTACTTTGGGCTCAGCCTCGAGACAG gctTGCTGAGTGACCGAAAGAAGGTGACTCTTGGGACCCAGCCCACCGTCCTGAGGACTTTCCGCTCTCTGTCCACCACCAACGTGTTTGCCTGCTCTGACCGTCCCACCGTCATCTACAGCAGTAACCACAAGCTGGTCTTCTCCAATGTCAACCTGAAGGAGGTGAACTACATGTGTCCTCTCAACTCGGATGGGTATCCTGACAG CTTGGCGTTGGCCAATAACAGCACCCTGACGATCGGCACCATTGACGAGATCCAGAAGCTGCACATCCGCACGGTTCCCCTCTATGAATCGCCCAG GAAGATCTGCTACCAAGAGGTATCGCAGTGTTTCGGCGTGCTCTCAAGTCGCATTGAGGTGCAGGATGCCAGTGGGGGCACCACTGCTCTCAGACCCAGCGCCAGCACCCAG GCCCTCTCCAGCAGTGTGAGCACCAGCAAGCTGttctccagcagcacagcaccacatGAGACGTCCTTCGGAGAGGAGGTGGAGGTGCACAACCTGCTCATCATAGATCAGCACACCTTCGAAG TGCTTCATGCTCACCAGTTTCTGCAAAACGAGTACGCCCTCAGCCTGGTCTCTTGCAAGCTTGGCAAGGATCCAAACACCTACTTCATCGTGGGCACCGCCATGGTATATCCCGAGGAGGCAGAGCCCAAACAGGGCCGCATCGTTGTCTTCCACTACTCTGACG GGAAGCTGCAGAGCCTGGCTGAGAAGGAGGTCAAGGGGGCTGTGTATTCCATGGTGGAGTTCAATGGGAAGCTGTTAGCCAGCATCAACAGCACG GTGCGCCTGTATGAGTGGACAGCAGAGAAGGAGCTGCGCACGGAGTGCAACCATTACAACAACATCATGGCCCTCTACCTGAAGACCAAAGGAGACTTCATCCTTGTGGGAGATCTGATGCGGTCTGTCCTTCTCCTTGCATACAAGCCCATGGAAGGAAACTTCGAGGAG ATTGCCCGAGACTTCAATCCAAACTGGATGAGTGCCGTGGAGATCCTGGACGATGACAACTTCTTGGGAGCAGAGAACGCTTTCAATTTGTTTGTGTGCCAGAAGGACAG CGCGGCCACGACCGATGAGGAACGCCAGCACTTGCAGGAGGTGGGACTATCCCATCTGGGAGAGTTCGTCAATGTCTTCTGTCACGGGTCTCTGGTCATGCAGAACCTGGGTGAGACGTCCACGCCAACACAGGGCTCGGTTCTCTTCGGCACAGTCAACGGCATGATTG GACTGGTGACCTCGCTGTCGGAGAGCTGGTACAACCTCCTCCTGGACATGCAGAACAGGCTGAATAAAGTCATCAAGAGCGTGGGCAAGATCGAGCACTCCTT CTGGAGATCATTTCACACCGAACGCAAGACAGAACCGGCTACGGGGTTCATTGATGGTGACCTGATTGAAAGCTTCCTGGACATCAGCAGGCCCAAGATGCAGGAGGTGGTGGCAAACTTGCAG ATCGATGACGGCAGCGGCATGAAGAGGGAGGCCACCGTAGACGACCTGATAAAGATCGTGGAGGAGCTGACCCGGATCCATTAG
- the TKFC gene encoding triokinase/FMN cyclase isoform X2, protein MLTGVVAGAVFTSPAVGSILAAIRAVTQAGAAGTLLIVKNYTGDRLNFGLALERARAEGADVRMVVVGDDSAFAAPKKAGRRGLCGTVLIHKVAGALAEAGASLNEIVEKVSAAAKAMGTLGLSLSPCSVPGSKPTFQLADDEMELGLGIHGEAGVRRMKILPADEAVETMLAHMTDPSNASRLPLSPGASVVLVVNNLGGLSCLELGIVAGAAVRCLESRGIHVARALVGSFMTALEMAGVSLTLMLVDEELVGLIDAKTTAVAWPNLAAAPATSQRQEVPAPKEGPGTAQRETSTGPDAARVQLVLERVCSTLLDMQDKLNELDRAAGDGDCGHTHARAARAIQEWVRARPPPAAPAQLLSALADLLLEKMGGSSGALYGLFLTAAARPLLNRNDLPTWADAMDAGIEAMQRYGGAAPGDRTMLDSLCAAAQALHALRSPGADLLPVLAAAVQSAEAAAEATRQMEAGAGRASYISSAQLLQPDPGAVAVAAVLRAVLEGLRS, encoded by the exons ATGCTGACCGGCGTGGTGGCCGGCGCGGTCTTCACCTCTCcggccgtgggcagcatcctggCGGCCATCCGGGCGGTGACGCAGGCTGGCGCAG CCGGGACCCTCCTGATCGTGAAGAACTACACCGGGGACCGGCTCAACTTTGGGCTGGCGCTGGAGCGGGCACGAGCGGAAGGGGCCGACGTgcggatggtggtggtgggggacgACAGCGCCTTCGCTGCCCCGAAGAAAGCCGGGCGCCGCGGCCTGTGCGGCACCGTCCTCATACACAAG GTGGCAGGGGCCCTGGCCGAGGCGGGAGCAAGCTTGAACGAGATCGTCGAGAAGGTGTCGGCGGCCGCCAAAGCCATGG GTACCCTGGGTCTCAGCCTGTCCCCCTGCAGCGTCCCGGGGTCCAAGCCCACCTTCCAGCTGGCTGACGATGAGATGGAGCTGGGCCTGG GGATCCACGGCGAGGCAGGCGTGCGCAGGATGAAG atTCTGCCGGCAGACGAGGCGGTGGAGACGATGCTGGCGCACATGACGGACCCCTCCAACGCCTCCCGCCTGCCCCTGAGCCCCG GAGCCTCTGTGGTGCTGGTGGTGAACAACCTGGGCGGGCTGTCCTGCCTGGAGCTGGGCATCGTGGCCGGCGCAGCCGTGCGCTGCCTGG AGAGCCGGGGCATCCACGTTGCCCGGGCTTTGGTGGGCTCCTTCATGACGGCGCTGGAGATGGCCGGGGTCTCCCTCACCCTCATGCTGGTGGACGAGGAGCTTGTGGGGCTGATCG ACGCCAAGACCACGGCCGTGGCTTGGCCCAACCTGGCCGCGGCACCTGCGACGAGCCAGAGGCAGGAGGTGCCGGCACCGAAGGAGGGACCAGGGACCGCGCAGCGTGAGACCAGCACGG GGCCTGACGCAGCACGGGTGCAGCTGGTCCTGGAGCGGGTGTGCAGCACCCTGCTCGACATGCAGGACAAGCTCAACGAGCTGGACCGCGCGGCGGGCGACGGGGACTGCGGCCACACGCACGCCCGGGCTGCCCGAG CCATCCAGGAGTGGGTgcgcgcccggcccccgccggcagccccggcccagcTCCTCTCCGCCTTGGCCgacctgctgctggagaagatgGGTGGCTCCTCTGGCGCG CTCTACGGGCTATTCCTGACAGCGGCCGCCCGGCCCCTGCTCAACCGCAACGACCTCCCAACGTGGGCTGACGCCATGGATGCTGGCATCGAAGCCATGCAGCG GTACGGAGGAGCTGCGCCAGGGGACAGGACGATG CTGGACTCGCTGTGTGCTGCGGCGCAGGCTCTGCACGCCCTGCGCAGCCCCGGCGCCGACCTGCTGCCGGTGCTGGCCGCCGCCGTGCAg AGCGCGGAGGCCGCGGCGGAGGCCACCAGGCAGATGGaggccggggcgggcagagccAGCTACATCAGCTCggcccagctgctgcagcccgacccgggggcggtggcggtggcggccgTGCTGCGGGCCGTGCTGGAGGGGCTGCGGAGCTGA
- the DDB1 gene encoding DNA damage-binding protein 1 isoform X2, which yields MIGLRLYDGLFKVIPLDRENKELKAFNIRLEELQVIDVKFLYGCQAPTICFVYQDPQGRHVKTYEVSLREKEFNKGPWKQENVEAEASMVIAVPEPFGGAIIIGQESITYHNGDKYLAIAPPIIKQSTIVCHNRVDPNGSRYLLGDMEGRLFMLLLEKEEQMDGTVTLKDLRVELLGETSIAECLTYLDNGVVFVGSRLGDSQLVKLNVDSNEQGSYVVAMETFTNLGPIVDMCVVDLERQGQGQLVTCSGAFKEGSLRIIRNGIGIHEHASIDLPGIKGLWPLRSDSHRETDNTLVLSFVGQTRVLMLNGEEVEETELTGFVDDQQTFFCGNVAHQQLIQITSASVRLVSQEPKALVSEWKEPNGKNISVASCNSNQVVVAVGRALYYLEIRPQELRQISCTEMEHEVACLDITPLGDTNGMSPLCAIGLWTDISARILKLPSFELLHKEMLGGEIIPRSILMTTFESSHYLLCALGDGALFYFGLSLETGLLSDRKKVTLGTQPTVLRTFRSLSTTNVFACSDRPTVIYSSNHKLVFSNVNLKEVNYMCPLNSDGYPDSLALANNSTLTIGTIDEIQKLHIRTVPLYESPRKICYQEVSQCFGVLSSRIEVQDASGGTTALRPSASTQALSSSVSTSKLFSSSTAPHETSFGEEVEVHNLLIIDQHTFEVLHAHQFLQNEYALSLVSCKLGKDPNTYFIVGTAMVYPEEAEPKQGRIVVFHYSDGKLQSLAEKEVKGAVYSMVEFNGKLLASINSTVRLYEWTAEKELRTECNHYNNIMALYLKTKGDFILVGDLMRSVLLLAYKPMEGNFEEIARDFNPNWMSAVEILDDDNFLGAENAFNLFVCQKDSAATTDEERQHLQEVGLSHLGEFVNVFCHGSLVMQNLGETSTPTQGSVLFGTVNGMIGLVTSLSESWYNLLLDMQNRLNKVIKSVGKIEHSFWRSFHTERKTEPATGFIDGDLIESFLDISRPKMQEVVANLQIDDGSGMKREATVDDLIKIVEELTRIH from the exons ATGATCGGCCTGCGGCTCTATGATGGCCTTTTCAAGGTCATTCCCCTGGACCGGGAGAACAAGGAGTTAAAGGCTTTTAACATCCGCCTGGAAGAGCTCCAAGTCATCGATGTGAAGTTCCTCTATGGCTGTCAGGCTCCGACCATCTGCTTCGTCTACCAG GACCCTCAGGGTCGCCATGTCAAGACGTACGAGGTGTCACTGCGCGAGAAGGAGTTTAACAAAGGTCCTTGGAAACAGGAGAACGTAGAGGCTGAAGCCTCCATGGTCATCGCAG TGCCAGAGCCTTTTGGAGGCGCGATCATCATTGGGCAGGAGTCTATCACCTATCACAACGGAGATAAATATCTAGCTATCGCTCCACCTATCATCAAG CAAAGTACGATTGTGTGCCACAACCGCGTGGATCCCAATGGGTCCCGTTACTTGCTGGGGGACATGGAAGGACGCCTCTTCATGCTGCTCCTGGAGAAGGAGGAACAGATGGACGGCACTGTCACCTTGAAGGACCTGCGCGTGGAACTGCTTGGCGAG ACATCCATTGCAGAGTGCTTGACCTACCTGGACAATGGAGTGGTGTTCGTCGGTTCTCGGCTTGGGGATTCCCAGCTTGTGAAG CTCAACGTGGACAGCAACGAGCAGGGCTCCTACGTAGTGGCTATGGAGACCTTCACCAACCTCGGTCCCATCGTTGACATGTGTGTGGTAGACCTGGAAAGACAAGGCCAAGGGCAG CTGGTCACATGCTCGGGTGCGTTTAAAGAGGGTTCACTGCGGATCATCCGGAACGGCATTGGGATTCATGAGCACGCCAGCATCGACTTGCCAGGGATTAAAG GCTTGTGGCCCCTGAGGTCGGACTCTCATCGTGAAACGGACAATACGTTGGTGCTGTCCTTTGTTGGCCAGACCAG GGTTCTGATGTTAAATGGAGAGGAAGTAGAAGAGACGGAGCTCACAGGGTTTGTGGATGATCAGCAGACTTTCTTCTGCGGCAACGTGGCACATCAGCAGTTGATCCAG ATCACCTCTGCCTCTGTGAGACTGGTTAGTCAGGAGCCCAAAGCCCTGGTGAGCGAGTGGAAAGAGCCCAATGGAAAGAACATCAGCGTGGCTTCCTGTAACAGTAACCAGGTAGTGGTGGCTGTGGGACGAGCCCTGTACTACCTGGAGATCCGACCGCAGGAGCTCAGGCAGATCAG CTGCACAGAAATGGAGCATGAAGTTGCCTGCCTGGACATCACCCCTTTGGGGGACACGAACGGCATGTCCCCGCTGTGTGCAATCGGGCTCTGGACTGACATCTCTGCCCGCATCCTAAAGCTGCCTTCGTTTGAGCTGCTGCACAAAGAGATGCTGGGAGGAG AAATTATCCCTCGCTCCATCCTGATGACGACCTTCGAGAGCAGCCATTACCTTCTGTGTGCCCTGGGGGACGGAGCTCTCTTCTACTTTGGGCTCAGCCTCGAGACAG gctTGCTGAGTGACCGAAAGAAGGTGACTCTTGGGACCCAGCCCACCGTCCTGAGGACTTTCCGCTCTCTGTCCACCACCAACGTGTTTGCCTGCTCTGACCGTCCCACCGTCATCTACAGCAGTAACCACAAGCTGGTCTTCTCCAATGTCAACCTGAAGGAGGTGAACTACATGTGTCCTCTCAACTCGGATGGGTATCCTGACAG CTTGGCGTTGGCCAATAACAGCACCCTGACGATCGGCACCATTGACGAGATCCAGAAGCTGCACATCCGCACGGTTCCCCTCTATGAATCGCCCAG GAAGATCTGCTACCAAGAGGTATCGCAGTGTTTCGGCGTGCTCTCAAGTCGCATTGAGGTGCAGGATGCCAGTGGGGGCACCACTGCTCTCAGACCCAGCGCCAGCACCCAG GCCCTCTCCAGCAGTGTGAGCACCAGCAAGCTGttctccagcagcacagcaccacatGAGACGTCCTTCGGAGAGGAGGTGGAGGTGCACAACCTGCTCATCATAGATCAGCACACCTTCGAAG TGCTTCATGCTCACCAGTTTCTGCAAAACGAGTACGCCCTCAGCCTGGTCTCTTGCAAGCTTGGCAAGGATCCAAACACCTACTTCATCGTGGGCACCGCCATGGTATATCCCGAGGAGGCAGAGCCCAAACAGGGCCGCATCGTTGTCTTCCACTACTCTGACG GGAAGCTGCAGAGCCTGGCTGAGAAGGAGGTCAAGGGGGCTGTGTATTCCATGGTGGAGTTCAATGGGAAGCTGTTAGCCAGCATCAACAGCACG GTGCGCCTGTATGAGTGGACAGCAGAGAAGGAGCTGCGCACGGAGTGCAACCATTACAACAACATCATGGCCCTCTACCTGAAGACCAAAGGAGACTTCATCCTTGTGGGAGATCTGATGCGGTCTGTCCTTCTCCTTGCATACAAGCCCATGGAAGGAAACTTCGAGGAG ATTGCCCGAGACTTCAATCCAAACTGGATGAGTGCCGTGGAGATCCTGGACGATGACAACTTCTTGGGAGCAGAGAACGCTTTCAATTTGTTTGTGTGCCAGAAGGACAG CGCGGCCACGACCGATGAGGAACGCCAGCACTTGCAGGAGGTGGGACTATCCCATCTGGGAGAGTTCGTCAATGTCTTCTGTCACGGGTCTCTGGTCATGCAGAACCTGGGTGAGACGTCCACGCCAACACAGGGCTCGGTTCTCTTCGGCACAGTCAACGGCATGATTG GACTGGTGACCTCGCTGTCGGAGAGCTGGTACAACCTCCTCCTGGACATGCAGAACAGGCTGAATAAAGTCATCAAGAGCGTGGGCAAGATCGAGCACTCCTT CTGGAGATCATTTCACACCGAACGCAAGACAGAACCGGCTACGGGGTTCATTGATGGTGACCTGATTGAAAGCTTCCTGGACATCAGCAGGCCCAAGATGCAGGAGGTGGTGGCAAACTTGCAG ATCGATGACGGCAGCGGCATGAAGAGGGAGGCCACCGTAGACGACCTGATAAAGATCGTGGAGGAGCTGACCCGGATCCATTAG
- the TKFC gene encoding triokinase/FMN cyclase isoform X1, producing the protein MEVPKKLVNSVAGCADDALAGLVACNPGLRLLQGHRVVLRADLVAIRGQVALLSGGGSGHEPAHAGYVGKGMLTGVVAGAVFTSPAVGSILAAIRAVTQAGAAGTLLIVKNYTGDRLNFGLALERARAEGADVRMVVVGDDSAFAAPKKAGRRGLCGTVLIHKVAGALAEAGASLNEIVEKVSAAAKAMGTLGLSLSPCSVPGSKPTFQLADDEMELGLGIHGEAGVRRMKILPADEAVETMLAHMTDPSNASRLPLSPGASVVLVVNNLGGLSCLELGIVAGAAVRCLESRGIHVARALVGSFMTALEMAGVSLTLMLVDEELVGLIDAKTTAVAWPNLAAAPATSQRQEVPAPKEGPGTAQRETSTGPDAARVQLVLERVCSTLLDMQDKLNELDRAAGDGDCGHTHARAARAIQEWVRARPPPAAPAQLLSALADLLLEKMGGSSGALYGLFLTAAARPLLNRNDLPTWADAMDAGIEAMQRYGGAAPGDRTMLDSLCAAAQALHALRSPGADLLPVLAAAVQSAEAAAEATRQMEAGAGRASYISSAQLLQPDPGAVAVAAVLRAVLEGLRS; encoded by the exons ATGGAG GTCCCCAAGAAGCTGGTAAACTCGGTGGCGGGCTGCGCCGATGACGCGCTGGCGGGACTGGTGGCCTGCAACCCTGGTCTTCGGCTCCTGCAGGGACACCGGGTGGTCCTGCGCGCTGACCTGGTGGCCATCCGGGGCCAGGTGGCCCTGCTTTCCGGGGGGGGCTCCGGCCACGAACCCGCCCACGCAG GGTACGTCGGGAAGGGCATGCTGACCGGCGTGGTGGCCGGCGCGGTCTTCACCTCTCcggccgtgggcagcatcctggCGGCCATCCGGGCGGTGACGCAGGCTGGCGCAG CCGGGACCCTCCTGATCGTGAAGAACTACACCGGGGACCGGCTCAACTTTGGGCTGGCGCTGGAGCGGGCACGAGCGGAAGGGGCCGACGTgcggatggtggtggtgggggacgACAGCGCCTTCGCTGCCCCGAAGAAAGCCGGGCGCCGCGGCCTGTGCGGCACCGTCCTCATACACAAG GTGGCAGGGGCCCTGGCCGAGGCGGGAGCAAGCTTGAACGAGATCGTCGAGAAGGTGTCGGCGGCCGCCAAAGCCATGG GTACCCTGGGTCTCAGCCTGTCCCCCTGCAGCGTCCCGGGGTCCAAGCCCACCTTCCAGCTGGCTGACGATGAGATGGAGCTGGGCCTGG GGATCCACGGCGAGGCAGGCGTGCGCAGGATGAAG atTCTGCCGGCAGACGAGGCGGTGGAGACGATGCTGGCGCACATGACGGACCCCTCCAACGCCTCCCGCCTGCCCCTGAGCCCCG GAGCCTCTGTGGTGCTGGTGGTGAACAACCTGGGCGGGCTGTCCTGCCTGGAGCTGGGCATCGTGGCCGGCGCAGCCGTGCGCTGCCTGG AGAGCCGGGGCATCCACGTTGCCCGGGCTTTGGTGGGCTCCTTCATGACGGCGCTGGAGATGGCCGGGGTCTCCCTCACCCTCATGCTGGTGGACGAGGAGCTTGTGGGGCTGATCG ACGCCAAGACCACGGCCGTGGCTTGGCCCAACCTGGCCGCGGCACCTGCGACGAGCCAGAGGCAGGAGGTGCCGGCACCGAAGGAGGGACCAGGGACCGCGCAGCGTGAGACCAGCACGG GGCCTGACGCAGCACGGGTGCAGCTGGTCCTGGAGCGGGTGTGCAGCACCCTGCTCGACATGCAGGACAAGCTCAACGAGCTGGACCGCGCGGCGGGCGACGGGGACTGCGGCCACACGCACGCCCGGGCTGCCCGAG CCATCCAGGAGTGGGTgcgcgcccggcccccgccggcagccccggcccagcTCCTCTCCGCCTTGGCCgacctgctgctggagaagatgGGTGGCTCCTCTGGCGCG CTCTACGGGCTATTCCTGACAGCGGCCGCCCGGCCCCTGCTCAACCGCAACGACCTCCCAACGTGGGCTGACGCCATGGATGCTGGCATCGAAGCCATGCAGCG GTACGGAGGAGCTGCGCCAGGGGACAGGACGATG CTGGACTCGCTGTGTGCTGCGGCGCAGGCTCTGCACGCCCTGCGCAGCCCCGGCGCCGACCTGCTGCCGGTGCTGGCCGCCGCCGTGCAg AGCGCGGAGGCCGCGGCGGAGGCCACCAGGCAGATGGaggccggggcgggcagagccAGCTACATCAGCTCggcccagctgctgcagcccgacccgggggcggtggcggtggcggccgTGCTGCGGGCCGTGCTGGAGGGGCTGCGGAGCTGA